One segment of Candidatus Stygibacter australis DNA contains the following:
- a CDS encoding peptidylprolyl isomerase, translated as MENKILAKVNGKEISLLDVENFIQRLEPQTAAQYRNEEGIKHVLNELINQELFLNDAIERKLDETESYQQEMAKARDFILTQLNINSVMAATKINNDDLRAHFNQDPTKFGKKETADTSHILVDSEELCLELRNKIVSEEISFEDAAKQHSTCPSNERGGTLGSYERGQMVPEYDNIAFTLAINEISIPVKTQFGYHLIKLNSKTESEKPVFDKVKDKVKKDLSSQLQRETYLAKVNEMRKKFLVEMF; from the coding sequence ATGGAAAATAAGATTCTTGCAAAAGTGAATGGCAAAGAAATCTCTCTGCTGGATGTGGAAAATTTTATCCAGAGACTCGAACCTCAAACTGCAGCCCAATATAGAAATGAAGAAGGTATTAAACACGTATTGAACGAACTCATCAATCAGGAATTATTCTTAAATGACGCTATTGAACGCAAGCTTGATGAAACTGAATCCTATCAGCAGGAAATGGCAAAAGCACGAGATTTTATCCTCACGCAGCTGAACATCAACAGCGTTATGGCGGCAACTAAGATCAATAATGACGATTTACGCGCTCATTTTAATCAGGATCCCACAAAATTCGGGAAAAAAGAAACCGCTGATACAAGCCATATCCTGGTGGATTCTGAAGAGCTGTGCCTTGAACTGAGAAATAAGATTGTTAGTGAAGAGATCAGTTTTGAAGATGCTGCCAAACAGCATTCAACCTGTCCTTCTAATGAACGCGGTGGAACCCTTGGCAGTTATGAAAGGGGACAAATGGTACCTGAATATGACAACATAGCTTTCACTTTAGCCATAAATGAAATCTCAATACCCGTAAAAACTCAGTTCGGCTATCATCTGATCAAGCTTAACAGCAAAACTGAAAGTGAAAAACCAGTATTTGATAAAGTCAAAGATAAGGTAAAAAAAGACTTAAGCTCTCAGCTGCAGCGGGAAACATATCTCGCCAAGGTTAATGAAATGAGGAAGAAATTCCTGGTTGAGATGTTTTAA